The following are from one region of the Fusarium keratoplasticum isolate Fu6.1 chromosome 4, whole genome shotgun sequence genome:
- a CDS encoding DUF202 domain-containing protein, which produces MAEDAAPYPAAPDPVVPALTRESTGQSVSGRTSSNANGNASVNFQLSSGRRQSSSARINEILENARERAETMASGIASPKSPRAPGSPIFPPRTNSAVNPIIEDSSADEATGFIAHTPPLNYNSVTTTTTTTNNAAVTSGARVRKTSTRSTRRSRPASQHQSSDAHPPAAPGMTYSRQSEPEDKDPSWWQVQAEKFQSIELENKGSVARDHLAIERTFLAWLRTSLSFASIGIAVTQLFRLNTSLDGGGGGIDAAKNMDTLRQMGKPLGTTFLGISILTLFLGYRRYFQSQHWVMQGKFPASRGTITIVAFVAFAIMVASLVVVIAIHPSEREL; this is translated from the exons ATGGCTGAGGATGCCGCTCCTTATCCCGCAGCGCCGGACCCTGTGGTCCCCGCCCTGACGCGCGAGTCCACGGGACAAAGTGTCTCGGGAAGGACGTCTTCCAATGCCAATGGTAATGCCTCTGTCAATTTCCAGCTGAGCAGCGGCAGACGCCAATCGTCGAGTGCGCGCATAAACGAGATACTCGAG AACGCCCGTGAGCGCGCCGAAACAATGGCCTCCGGCATCGCCTCCCCAAAGTCCCCCCGGGCTCCCGGAAGCCCCATCTTCCCGCCCCGGACCAACTCGGCGGTGAACCCCATCATAGAGGATAGCAGTGCCGACGAGGCCACCGGCTTCATCGCCCACACCCCGCCGCTCAACTACAACTCCgtcacaaccacaaccacaaccacaaaCAATGCCGCTGTCACCTCGGGAGCCCGTGTGCGCAAGACGTCAACCCGCAGCACACGTCGGTCAAGGCCGGCCTCGCAGCATCAGAGCTCCGATGCTCACCCTCCTGCTGCCCCCGGCATGACATACTCACGGCAGTCCGAacccgaggacaaggacccGTCATGGTGGCAGGTCCAAGCCGAAAAGTTCCAATCCATTGAGCTCGAGAACAAGGGTAGTGTTGCTCGAGATCACCTCGCCATTG AACGAACGTTCCTCGCCTGGCTCCGAACATCCCTCAGCTTCGCTTCAATTGGCATAGCAGTAACACAACTCTTCCGACTCAACACTtccctcgacggcggcggcggtggcatCGACGCCGCAAAGAATATGGACACGCTGCGCCAGATGGGCAAGCCCTTAGGCACAACGTTCCTCGGCATTAGCAtcctcaccctcttcctcggctaCAGGCGTTACTTTCAGTCCCAGCATTGGGTCATGCAGGGCAAGTTCCCGGCCAGCCGCGGCACCATCACCATTGTCGCCTTTGTTGCCTTTGCCATCATGGTGGCCTCACTCGTGGTCGTGATTGCTATACATCCGTCCGAACGGGAATTATAG
- a CDS encoding Aldo-ket-red domain-containing protein, with protein sequence MTYTVLGKEVGPIGYGLMSLTMRPLSDEVAFAAIRAALDSGCNYLDGGEFYGPPDANSLTLMRRYLEKYPADADRIVLNIKGALGRDFRPRGTKEGVRESIDNCLKTLGPVGRISQFEAARKDPNSDYEEETLAAIDEYVKAGKIDGISCSEINANTLRSAAKKYNITALEIEVSLFTPEPLTNGLLEACGELDIPVLAYSPLGRGFLGGQIKSFDELPENDFRRINPRWQGENFTKNLELVSSIEAIAKKKGCTTSQVAINWLVALSRRPGMPKIIPIPGSTNPDRIRENATVVDLTDDDMASIDKILASFTTAGERYPAAHMDLLNG encoded by the exons atgacctACACTGTTCTTGGAAAGGAAGTCGGCCCTATCGGCTACGGCCTCATGA GCCTTACCATGCGTCCCCTCTCGGACGAGGTCGCCTTCGCCGCCATCCGCGCCGCCCTCGACTCGGGCTGCAACTACCTCGATGGCGGTGAATTCTATGGCCCCCCTGACGCAAACTCCCTGACCCTCATGCGTCGATACCTTGAGAAGTATCCTGCCGACGCCGACCGCATAgtcctcaacatcaagggcGCCCTCGGCCGCGATTTCCGGCCTCGCGGTACCAAGGAGGGCGTCCGCGAGAGCATCGACAACTGCCTGAAAACGCTGGGTCCTGTGGGACGCATCAGCCAGTTTGAGGCTGCCCGCAAGGATCCCAACTCGGACTATGAGGAAGAAACTCTGGCTGCCATTGACGAGTATGTCAAGGCGGGAAAGATTGACGGCATCTCGTGCAGCGAGATCAACGCCAACACCCTTCGCAGCGCTGCCAAGAAGTACAACATCACCGCTCTGGAGATTGAGGTCTCGCTCTTCACCCCGGAGCCCCTTACCAATGGACTTCTCGAGGCTTGTGGCGAACTCGACATTCCCGTTCTCGCATACT CTCCCCTTGGCAGAGGCTTCCTCGGTGGCCAGATCAAGTCTTTCGACGAGCTCCCCGAGAACGACTTCCGCCGTATCAACCCTCGCTGGCAGGGTGAAAACTTCACCAAGAATCTCGAGCTCGTCTCCTCCattgaggccatcgccaagaagaagggctgCACCACCAGCCAGGTCGCCATCAACTGGCTCGTCGCCCTGTCTCGTCGTCCCGGCATGCCCAAGATCATCCCCATCCCTGGCTCTACCAACCCGGACCGCATCCGTGAGAACGCAACCGTCGTCGACTTGACCGATGACGATATGGCCAGTATCGACAAGATCCTCGCCTCCTTTACGACGGCTGGTGAGCGATACCCTGCCGCCCACATGGACTTGTTGAATGGTTAG
- a CDS encoding Diphthine--ammonia ligase has product MSSDGLNVIALISGGKDSFFGLIHCIEHGHRIVALANLFPAGQDASQEQEHALLVQEQSSSRGQDATTEPKTNPRASSALPSPAGLQVIDPGTWAAQPDAEDHGHGEPDRDLNSFMYQTVGHEVLPLYAAATGLPLYRLPIAGRAVRHERDYDATTTVNAQDSDETESMLPLLQAIVARHPEANALCAGAILSTYQRTRVESIALRLGLTPLAYLWQYPILPPPSAATASDTQLLVDMANAGLEARIIKVASAGLDEDYLWERVSSEAGAQRVKNALRKFGAAEGAAALGEGGEFETLVVDGPSRVFKKRINVPDEGRKIVREGGGCSWLLLGGARLEEKPDSAQAQEPTVRVPDLLDPRFQAVLDELLSAPWAAQETKHISSSARQLTPFAAGAGTATADIDLHRWSVLPDLRTSETSIQEQTVQVVAKIRSLVSEASIDPSQITSTIIVLRHMSDFPKVNGEYGKLFPKPNPPARVTISCGDLLPDGVSIAVYLTVPVSQASGDRNGLHVQSRSYWAPANIGPYSQAIDVPVTIRQQATGLRCISIAGQIPLIPATMLLPAPSETSHELQVALSLQHLWRVGQELKIQFWTGSVAYFPRATSPDEMQRSAQIAGHAWKKAHGSPDDDEENENGPDPWDLKYNPAYMTLAANDEKSAKIPDWEVLTLRQQNEPDTCVPPTFAVEVEELPRQSDVEWHAHNGLSKVDNASLVMIPPPEVGIPGWNAWHAVVQTASGTVIYSTLAYYCDETSQSLTLGGLEADMGKALDESIRQLRPNEPRISLNKSSLVYVDATQVESLWEHADVPTGLAITPCRSIWSPTGQRIAIVGLFEMILTQES; this is encoded by the coding sequence ATGTCGTCGGACGGGCTCAATGTCATTGCTCTAATCTCGGGAGGCAAGGACAGCTTCTTCGGCCTGATCCACTGCATCGAGCACGGCCACCGTATCGTGGCCCTCGCGAACCTGTTCCCGGCAGGCCAGGACGCcagccaagagcaagagcacgccctcctcgtccaggaACAGTCATCATCCCGGGGGCAAGACGCCACGACTGAGCCCAAGACCAATCCTCGTGCGTCGTCTGCGCTGCCATCTCCCGCGGGCCTTCAGGTCATCGACCCGGGTACCTGGGCGGCCCAACCGGATGCCGAggaccatggccatggcgaaCCTGACAGGGACCTGAACAGCTTCATGTACCAGACCGTCGGTCATGAAGTTCTCCCCCTGTACGCCGCCGCGACTGGACTGCCGCTCTATCGCCTGCCCATCGCTGGACGTGCGGTCCGCCATGAGAGGGACTACGacgcgacgacgacggtCAACGCTCAGGACAGCGACGAGACAGAGTCCATGCTGCCCTTGCTCCAGGCCATCGTCGCCCGCCATCCTGAGGCCAATGCCCTCTGCGCTGGTGCCATCCTCTCTACCTACCAACGCACCCGTGTTGAGTCAATCGCCCTGCGCCTTGGCCTCACGCCCCTGGCCTACCTATGGCAGTACCCGATCCTGCCACCCCCATCCGCAGCCACTGCCAGTGACACCCAGCTACTGGTcgacatggccaacgccGGGCTTGAGGCACGGATCATCAAAGTTGCCAGCGCTGGTCTGGACGAGGACTATCTCTGGGAGCGGGTATCGAGCGAGGCAGGGGCCCAGCGTGTGAAGAACGCGCTGCGCAAGTTTGGCGCAGCTGAGGGCGCGGCAGCCCTGGGAGAAGGTGGCGAGTTCGAGaccctcgtcgtcgacggACCTTCGCGTGTCTTCAAGAAGAGGATCAACGTCCCGGACGAGGGGCGGAAGATCGTGCGTGAAGGTGGTGGTTGCTCGTGGCTCCTGTTGGGGGGCGCACGGCTTGAGGAAAAGCCAGATTCTGCGCAGGCACAGGAGCCGACAGTTCGGGTCCCTGATCTGCTCGATCCTAGGTTCCAGGCCGTGTTGGACGAGCTGCTGTCTGCACCCTGGGCAGCGCAGGAGACCAAGCacatctcttcctctgcgAGGCAGCTAACGCCATTCGCCGCGGGTGCAGGGACTGCAACTGCCGACATCGATCTTCACCGCTGGTCCGTTCTCCCGGATCTGCGCACGAGCGAGACGTCGATCCAGGAACAGACGGTGCAGGTTGTGGCGAAGATCAGGAGTCTGGTGTCGGAGGCTTCCATCGACCCCTCGCAGATCACAAGCACTATTATTGTGCTGCGGCACATGTCAGACTTTCCAAAGGTCAACGGGGAGTATGGAAAGCTGTTCCCAAAACCCAATCCACCGGCTCGGGTGACCATATCCTGCGGCGATCTGCTCCCGGACGGTGTCAGCATCGCTGTGTATCTTACTGTCCCCGTGTCTCAGGCATCTGGCGACCGCAATGGTCTTCATGTCCAGTCACGGTCCTACTGGGCACCTGCAAACATTGGTCCCTATAGTCAGGCTATAGACGTGCCTGTTACGATCCGTCAGCAGGCGACTGGTCTCCGATGTATCTCGATTGCAGGACAAATTCCCCTGATTCCAGCCACGATGTTGCTCCCGGCCCCCTCTGAAACCTCGCACGAGCTCCAAGTTGCGCTCTCTCTGCAACATCTCTGGCGAGTTGGTCAAGAACTCAAGATTCAGTTCTGGACAGGCTCAGTTGCCTACTTCCCTCGTGCGACTTCTCCTGATGAGATGCAACGCAGCGCTCAGATTGCAGGGCATGCTTGGAAGAAGGCTCACGGATCTcctgatgatgacgaggagaatGAAAACGGCCCTGATCCTTGGGATCTGAAGTACAACCCGGCTTACATGACGCTGGCAGCTAATGATGAGAAGTCCGCAAAGATTCCTGACTGGGAGGTCCTTACGCTTCGTCAGCAGAACGAGCCTGACACTTGTGTCCCGCCAACCTTTgctgttgaggttgaggagctgcCCCGGCAGTCTGACGTGGAATGGCATGCTCACAACGGGTTGTCGAAGGTGGATAATGCAAGCCTTGTGATGATTCCTCCTCCCGAAGTCGGGATTCCAGGCTGGAATGCCTGGCATGCAGTTGTGCAAACGGCAAGTGGCACTGTGATATACAGTACCTTGGCCTATTACTGTGACGAGACATCCCAATCTCTCACACTGGGAGGATTGGAGGCGGACATGGGCAAGGCTCTCGACGAGTCCATCCGCCAACTGCGCCCCAACGAGCCTAGAATCAGTCTCAACAAGTCTTCTCTTGTCTATGTTGACGCCACTCAAGTCGAGTCTTTGTGGGAGCACGCCGATGTGCCGACGGGGTTGGCCATCACCCCTTGCCGGTCCATTTGGTCACCTACTGGACAACGGATAGCGATTGTCGGCTTGTTTGAGATGATTTTGACACAAGAATCATGA
- a CDS encoding GH16 domain-containing protein has translation MRWISKSYLAAATAALLPINFVSAQTWSSCNPMHSTCPADDALGMAINVDFTKGSVNSFAASGSPQYDDEGVAFTVSKGGDAPQLASLFYIMFGRVEITMKAAPGAGIVSSLVLQSDVLDEIDIEWLGAANDEIQSNYFGKGQTTSYNRGEFHDVTNTQGQWITYTIDWTKDRIVWMAAGTVVRTLNSGDAEANQYPQTPMQVKFGAWAGGDPNTNGAGTVKWARGPTDFSQGPFTMHVKSIIVTDYSTGDEYKYKDNSGSWESIEAVGGSVNGNENGEAMTVTATAEGTVATADNNVPVGGIAEDGSPATATQTGWPWTGTRPSGGAIPSGWRLNAEGRIIPEENSASSLMGPYHSVLVLVSVLAGILTFTGRLF, from the exons ATGCGGTGGATATCCAAAAGTTACCTGGCCGCAGCAACGGCTGCTCTATTACCCATAAACTTTGTCTCTGCGCAGACATGGAGCAGCTGCAATCCCATGCATAGCA CCTGTCCCGCCGATGACGCTCTGGGAATGGCCATCAACGTCGACTTCACAAAGGGCTCGGTCAACTCGTTTGCCGCCTCAGGCTCCCCCCAgtacgacgacgagggcgtgGCCTTTACCGTCTCCAAGGGCGGCGATGCGCCTCAGCTCGCCTCGCTCTTCTACATCATGTTTGGCCGTGTCGAGATCACCATGAAGGCCGCACCCGGTGCCGGCATCGTTTCctccctcgtcctccagTCCGAcgtcctcgacgagatcgatATCGAGTGGCTGGGCGCCGCCAACGACGAGATCCAGTCCAACTACTTCGGCAAGGGCCAGACGACGTCGTACAACCGAGGCGAGTTCCACGACGTGACAAACACACAGGGCCAATGGATCACCTACACCATCGACTGGACGAAGGACCGCATCGTGTGGATGGCTGCCGGTACCGTTGTCCGAACACTCAACTCGGgcgacgccgaggccaacCAGTATCCCCAGACCCCTATGCAGGTCAAGTTTGGCGCCTGGGCTGGCGGTGATCCCAACACCAACGGCGCTGGAACTGTCAAGTGGGCTAGGGGACCGACCGATTTCAGCCAGGGCCCCTTTACCATGCACGTCAAGAGCATCATTGTTACCGACTACTCCACCGGCGACGAGTACAAGTACAAGGACAACTCGGGTTCGTGGGAGTCAATTGAAGCCGTTGGCGGTTCCGTCAACGGTAACGAAAACGGCGAGGCCATGACCGTAACGGCCACTGCCGAGGGCACCGTCGCCACAGCCGATAACAACGTCCCCGTGGGAGGTATCGCCGAGGACGGCAGCCCTGCAACGGCCACGCAGACCGGCTGGCCTTGGACTGGTACTCGACCCTCCGGAGGCGCTATCCCCAGCGGCTGGAGGCTGAACGCCGAGGGTAGAATCATTCCCGAGGAGAACAGcgcctcgagcttgatggGACCCTACCACAGCGTGCTGGTCTTGGTATCTGTGCTGGCCGGCATCCTGACCTTCACCGGCAGACTCTTCTGA
- a CDS encoding DNA topoisomerase I, protein MSSSSDDDRPLARVNGNRLSSSKISRAEDDAMDRSMPRDAAKLVGLSVRNGPVQDDPMDVDGPVTNGATKRKSRTSITKVNYKDNDSDSEDGAPLVRAPQAKRQRQNKRVAESDSDDEPIMKARGKKLPPSYKETALPESSDDDQPLGQKLVQKKANIERKADKEAKAMRAKDRVKKPTPKKSIKEESDDDDVPLAKSTTRRQSNGTAAKRKSNGVKKAESDSDAPISKKVKSAPAKKGAKADSKTDSKKAKESGEEEEEFAWWLEPKKEDDSIKWNTLEHNGVLFPPEYEPMPKHIKLIYDGKPVNLAPEVEEVATFWVAMMTPASSHHMENPIFRKNFFEDFQEYCKKYGVTDADGKKVQIKSLDKCDFSKLADYWLAKAEQNKTKNMTKEEKEAAKAKKEALEGPFTHCMWDGRKQKVGNFRVEPPGLFRGRGEHPKTGKVKNRVTPEQITINIGKGAKIPDPPKGHQWKAVQHDQKATWLAMWQENINNNYKYVMLGAASDIKGQSDFKKFEKARELKKHIDRIRKDYTKELKSEVMADRQRATAMYLIDRLALRAGNEKDTENEADTVGCCSLKYEHITLEPPNKVTFDFLGKDSIPYRETAHVEPQVFKNLKLFKKAPKTKGDDLFDRLTTTQLNKHLTSYMPGLTAKVFRTYNASWTMSELLKGLSKDPRSRGSVAEKVKLYNDCNREVAILCNHKRTVGAGHEQQMQKLGDRIKGLRYQQWRTKKMILDIDPTQKKKKGAAWFELDEDLDEEWIKEHQQFLIEEQRTKITKKFEKDNEKLKANKEKPMPEKELKERLQAVKELEAKFKKENKTKKVEAEGRGPTVDKFIKAIEKLDERVKVLETQAEDRDGNKEVALGTSKINYIDPRLTVVFAKKFDVPIEKFFSKTLRDKFRWAIKSVEDEDDWTF, encoded by the exons ATGAGTTCGAGCTCCGACGATGATCGCCCTCTTGCTAGGGTCAACGGCAATCGAC TGTCCTCGTCCAAGATTTCGCGCGCCGAAGACGATGCCATGGACCGTTCTATGCCTCGCGACGCCGCAAAGCTGGTTGGGCTGTCGGTCCGTAACGGTCCCGTGCAGGATGACCCGATGGACGTCGATGGGCCCGTAACCAACGGCGCCACGAAGCGCAAGTCGCGtacctccatcaccaaggtcaacTACAAGGACAACGATTCTGACTCGGAAGATGGTGCTCCTCTGGTTCGTGCTCCCCAG GCAAAACGCCAAAGACAAAACAAGAGGGTCGCCGAATCGGACTCCGATGACGAGCCAATCATGAAGGCACGCGGCAAAAAGCTCCCGCCCTCCTACAAGGAGACTGCCCTACCCGAATCCTCTGATGATGACCAGCCTCTGGGACAGAAGCTTGTGCAAAAGAAGGCAAACATCGAACGcaaggccgacaaggaggccaaggcgatgCGTGCCAAGGACCGGGTCAAGAAGCCGACCCCCAAGAAGTCCATCAAGGAAGAGtctgacgacgatgatgtgCCTCTTGCCAAGTCAACCACCAGGCGCCAGTCAAATGGAACCGCTGCGAAGCGGAAATCGAACGGCGTGAAGAAGGCAGAATCCGATTCCGACGctcccatctccaagaaggTCAAATCTGCAcccgccaagaagggcgCGAAGGCGGACTCCAAGACAGAttccaagaaggccaaggagagcggcgaggaggaggaagaattTGCTTGGTGGCTAGAGCCAAAGAAGGAGGACGATTCCATCAAGTGGAACACGTTGGAGCACAACGGCGTGTTGTTCCCACCCGAGTATGAGCCCATGCCCAAGCATATCAAGCTGATCTACGATGGCAAGCCGGTCAACCTTGCTCCAGAGGTCGAAGAAGTCGCCACGTTCTGGGTGGCTATGATGACCCCTGCTTCGTCGCATCACATGGAGAATCCCATCTTCCGCAAGAACTTTTTCGAGGATTTCCAAGAGTACTGCAAGAAGTATGGTGTAACGGACGCCGACGGTAAAAAGGTTCAGATCAAGTCTCTGGATAAGTGCGATTTCTCGAAGCTTGCCGACTACTggctcgccaaggccgagcagaacaagaccaagaacatgaccaaggaagagaaggaggctgccaaagccaagaaggaggcccTCGAGGGCCCCTTCACTCACTGCATGTGGGACGGCAGGAAGCAGAAGGTTGGCAACTTCCGAGTCGAACCTCCAGGTCTCTTCCGTGGCCGTGGCGAGCATCCCAAGACCGGCAAAGTCAAGAATCGCGTTACCCCCGAGCagatcaccatcaacatcggtAAGGGAGCCAAGATTCCGGATCCACCCAAGGGCCATCAGTGGAAGGCGGTTCAGCATGATCAAAAAGCCACTTGGCTCGCCATGTGGCAGGagaacatcaacaacaactaCAAATATGTGATGTTAGGTGCTGCCAGTGATATCAAGGGACAGAGCGACTTCAAGAAGTTCGAGAAGGCAcgagagctgaagaagcacATCGACAGGATTCGCAAGGACTACACCAAGGAGCTGAAGAGTGAGGTTATGGCAGATCGTCAGCGAGCCACGGCCATGTATCTCATCGACAGGCTTGCTCTCAGAGCCGGAAACGAAAAGGATACGGAGAACGAAGCCGACACCGTGGGCTGCTGTTCGCTCAAGTACGAGCACATCACTCTCGAGCCTCCGAACAAGGTAACGTTCGACTTCCTCGGAAAGGACAGTATCCCATACAGAGAGACTGCCCATGTCGAGCCTCAGGtcttcaagaacctcaagctTTTCAAGAAGGCGCCCAAGACCAAGGGAGATGACCTGTTCGACCGCCTGACT ACTACTCAACTGAACAAGCACTTGACCAGCTACATGCCGGGCCTGACAGCCAAGGTTTTCCGTACTTACAACGCGTCCTGGACCATGTCGGAGCTGCTGAAGGGACTTAGCAAAGATCCCCGATCTCGCGGCAGTGTCGCTGAGAAGGTGAAGCTGTACAACGACTGCAACCGTGAAGTAGCTATTCTCTGCAACCACAAGCGGACAGTCGGTGCTGGTCATGAGCAACAGATGCAGAAGCTGGGTGACAGG ATCAAGGGCCTTCGGTATCAGCAGTGGcggacaaagaagatgattCTCGACATTGATCCgacccagaagaagaagaagggcgccgcCTGGTTTGAGCTTGACGAAGACCTCGATGAGGAGTGGATTAAGGAACACCAGCAGTTCTTGATCGAGGAGCAACGCaccaagatcaccaagaagTTCGAGAAGGACAACGAGAAGCTTAAGGCCAACAAAGAGAAGCCGATGCctgagaaggagctcaaggagcgactccaggctgtcaaggagctcgaggccaagttcaagaaggagaacaagaccaagaaggttgaggctgagggtCGAGGTCCCACGGTCGACAAGTTCATCAAGGCGattgagaagctcgacgaACGTGTCAAGGTGCTCGAGACGCAGGCTGAGGACCGTGATGGTAACAAGGAAGTAGCTCTTGGCACTTCCAAGATT AACTACATTGATCCTCGCCTCACtgtcgtctttgccaagaagTTTGACGTGCCCATTGAGAAGTTCTTCTCGAAGACTCTCCGCGACAAGTTCCGATGGGCCATCAAGTCggtcgaagatgaggatgactgGACCTTCTAG
- a CDS encoding ATP synthase subunit gamma yields MLSRAARPALRAAAAAQARAAVPSSAATYATLREIEDRLKSIRNIEKITNTMKIVASTKLTRAQRAMNDSRKYGQTSNEVYESAETKALETEDKKTLYIVCSSDKGLCGGIHSGLARYIRRQAAEENFDLVIVGEKAKAQLGRTNAKSIQLSFAGIGKDVPTFADAQAIADQIVQLPTEYTDIKILYNSFLNAQSYEPSVIEAFSEEAITQSPNFSAFEVDDEVLSNMREYGLANSLYWALAEGHACEQSARRNAMDNASKNAGEMISKYQILFNRTRQAVITGELVEIITGATASEDM; encoded by the exons ATGCTGTCGCGAGCCGCCAGACCAGCTCTCCGAGCTGCCGCCGCAGCTCAGGCTCG GGCCGCCGTCCCGAGCTCCGCCGCCACCTATGCGACCCTCCGTGAGATCGAGGACCGTCTCAAGTCGATCCGAAACATCGAGAAGATCACCAACACGATGAAGATTGTCGCCTCCACCAAGCTCACCCGTGCCCAGCGCGCCATGAACGACTCCCGCAAGTACGGCCAGACCTCCAACGAGGTCTACGAGTcggccgagaccaaggctctcgagaccgaggacaagaagaccCTCTACATTGTCTGCTCCTCCGACAAGGGTCTCTGCGGTGGTATTCACTCTGGTCTTGCCCGATACATCCGTCGCcaggccgccgaggagaacttcgacctcgtcatcgtcggcgagaaggccaaggctcagCTTGGCCGAACCAACGCCAAGTCGATCCAGCTCAGCTTCGCTGGTATCGGCAAGGACGTCCCCACCTTTGCCGACGCCCAGGCTATCGCCGACCAGATCGTTCAGCTTCCCACTGAGTACACCGACATCAAGATCCTGTACAACAGCTTCCTGAACGCCCAGAGCTACGAGCCCTCCGTCATTGAGGCATTTtccgaggaggccatcacccAGTCCC CCAACTTTTCCGCTttcgaggttgacgatgaggTCCTCTCCAACATGCGCGAGTACGGCCTGGCCAACTCCCTCTACTGGGCTCTTGCCGAGGGCCACGCCTGCGAGCAGTCTGCCCGACGAAATGCCATGGAT AACGCCTCCAAGAACGCCGGTGAGATGATCAGCAAGTACCAGATTCTGTTCAACCGTACCCGACAGGCTGTCATTACCGGAGAACTGGTCGAGATTATCACTGGTGCCACCGCCTCGGAGGATATGTAA